One Peromyscus leucopus breed LL Stock chromosome 20, UCI_PerLeu_2.1, whole genome shotgun sequence genomic region harbors:
- the Oplah gene encoding 5-oxoprolinase isoform X3: MGSPEGRFHFAIDRGGTFTDVFAQCPGGHVRVLKLLSEDPANYADAPTEGIRRILEQEGGVSLPRDRPLDTSRIASIRMGTTVATNALLERRGERVALLVTRGFRDLLHIGTQARPDLFDLAVPMPEVLYEEVLEVDERVILYHGEPGAGSPVKGRTGDLLEVQQPVDLGALRGKLEGLLSRGIRSLAVVLMHSYTWAQHEQQVGALARELGFTHVSLSSEAMPMVRIVPRGHTACADAYLTPTIQRYVQGFSRGFQGQLKDVQVLFMRSDGGLAPMEAFSGSRAVLSGPAGGVVGYSATTYQLEGGQPVIGFDMGGTSTDVSRYAGEFEHVFEASTAGVTLQAPQLDINTVAAGGGSRLFFRSGLFVVGPESAGAHPGPACYRKGGPVTVTDANLVLGRLLPASFPCIFGPGEDQPLSPEASRKALEAVATEVNSFLTNGPCPASPLSLEEVAMGFVRVANEAMCRPIRALTQARGHDPSAHVLACFGGAGGQHACAIARALGMDTVHIHRHSGLLSALGLALADVVHEAQEPCSLSYTPETFVQLDQRLSRLEEQCVDALRAQGFPRSQISTEGFLHLRYQGTDCALMVSAHQHPATARSPRAGDFGAAFVERYMREFGFIIPERPVVVDDVRVRGTGRSGLRLEDTRKAQSGPPRVDKVTQCYFEGGYQETPVYLLGELGYGHQLQGPCLIIDSNSTILVEPGCQAEVTETGDIRISVGAESPSLAGTKLDPIQLSIFSHRFMSIAEQMGRILQRTAISTNIKERLDFSCALFGPDGGLVSNAPHIPVHLGAMQETVQFQIQHLGADLHPGDVLLSNHPSAGGSHLPDLTVITPVFWPGQTRPVFYVASRGHHADIGGITPGSMPPHSTALQQEGAVFLSFKLVQGGVFQEEAVTEALRAPGKISGCSGTRNLHDNLSDLRAQVAANQKGIQLVGELIGQYGLDVVQAYMGHIQANAELAVRDMLRAFGTSRQVRGLPLEVSAEDHMDDGSPIRLRVQINLSQGSAVFDFSGSGSEVFGNLNAPRAITLSALIYCLRCLVGRDIPLNQGCLAPVRVIIPKASILDPSPEAAVVGGNVLTSQRVVDVILGAFGACSASQGCMNNVTLGNARMGYYETVAGGAGAGPGWHGRSGVHSHMTNTRITDPEILESRYPVILRRFELRPGSGGRGRFRGGDGVIRELVFREEALLSVLTERRAFQPYGLHGGEPGARGLNLLIRKDGRTVNLGGKTSVTVYPGDVFCLHTPGGGGYGDPEDPTPPPGSPPLFPAFPERGSVYEYRRAQEAV; this comes from the exons ATGGGCAGCCCAGAAGGGCGATTCCATTTTGCCATCGACCGAGGTGGCACCTTCACAGATGTCTTTGCCCAGTGCCCAGGAGGGCACGTGCGTGTCCTGAAGCTGCTCTCAGAGGATCCTGCCAACTATGCAGATGCGCCCACAGAGGGCATCCGCCGCATCCTGGAGCAG GAGGGAGGTGTGTCGCTGCCTCGGGACCGACCACTAGACACCAGTCGCATTGCCAGCATCCGCATGGGTACCACAGTGGCCACCAATGCACTGTTGGAACGACGTGGGGAGCGGGTGGCGCTGCTCGTGACGAGGGGATTCCGAGACCTGCTGCATATCGGCACCCAGGCCCGGCCGGATCTCTTTGACCTG GCTGTGCCCATGCCAGAGGTTCTGTACGAGGAGGTGCTGGAGGTGGACGAGCGAGTGATACTGTACCACGGAGAACCAGGAGCCGGGTCTCCTGTCAAAG GCCGTACGGGGGACCTGCTAGAGGTACAGCAGCCTGTGGATCTGGGAGCCCTGCGTGGGAAGCTGGAGGGGCTCTTATCTCGGGGCATCCGCAGTCTGGCGGTGGTACTCATGCATTCGTACAC GTGGGCCCAGCACGAGCAGCAGGTGGGCGCCCTGGCCCGGGAGCTGGGCTTCACACACGTGTCCTTGTCCTCGGAAGCCATGCCCATGGTGCGCATTGTTCCCCGGGGGCACACGGCCTGCGCTGACGCCTACCTCACTCCCACCATCCAGCGCTATGTGCAGGGCTTCAGCCGCGGCTTCCAGGGCCAGCTAAAG GATGTGCAAGTACTCTTCATGCGCTCTGATGGTGGCCTGGCGCCCATGGAGGCCTTCAGTGGTTCCAGGGCTGTGCTTTCTGGCCCTGCCGGAGGTGTGGTAGGCTACTCAGCCACTACCTACCAGCTGGAAGGTGGTCAGCCCGTCATTGGCTTTGACATGGGAG GCACATCCACAGATGTGAGCCGCTATGCTGGAGAATTTGAGCATGTCTTTGAGGCTAGCACAGCTGGGGTTACCCTCCAGGCCCCCCAGCTGGACATCAACACTGTGGCCGCTGGTGGGGGTTCCCGCCTCTTCTTCAG GTCCGGCCTCTTTGTGGTTGGGCCAGAGTCAGCAGGTGCTCACCCAGGTCCTGCCTGCTACCGCAAAG GGGGTCCTGTGACTGTGACAGATGCCAATCTGGTCCTGGGTcgcctgctgcctgcctctttcccctGCATTTTTGGACCGGGAGAAGACCAGCCGCTGTCCCCAGAGGCATCCCGAAAGGCTCTCGAGGCTGTGGCCACTGAGGTCAACAGCTTCTTGACCAATGGACCCTGCCCAGCTTCCCCACTAAGTCTGGAGGAGGTGGCCATGGGGTTTGTGCGTGTTGCCAATGAAGCCATGTGCCGGCCTATCCGTGCTCTCACACAG GCACGAGGCCATGACCCCTCAGCCCACGTGCTGGCCTGCTTTGGAGGAGCTGGTGGGCAGCATGCTTGTGCCATAGCCCGGGCCCTGGGTATGGACACTGTGCATATTCACAG GCACAGTGGGCTGCTGTCGGCACTGGGACTGGCCCTGGCAGATGTGGTCCATGAAGCCCAGGAGCCCTGTTCCCTGTCTTACACACCCGAAACCTTTGTGCAACTGGACCAGAGACTGAGCCGCCTGGAGGAGCAGTGTGTGGACGCCTTGCGGGCCCAGGGCTTCCCTAG GTCTCAGATCAGCACTGAGGGCTTCCTGCATCTTCGTTACCAAGGCACTGATTGTGCCCTGATGGTGTCTGCCCACCAGCATCCGGCCACAGCCCGCTCACCCCGTGCTGGCGACTTTGGAGCAGCCTTTGTTGAGAG GTACATGAGAGAGTTCGGCTTCATCATTCCTGAGCGGCCCGTGGTGGTGGACGATGTGCGAGTGAGGGGGACTGGCCGTAGTGGACTTCGGCTGGAGGACACCCGCAAAGCCCAGAGTGGACCCCCGCGGGTGGACAAG GTGACCCAGTGCTACTTTGAGGGGGGTTATCAGGAGACCCCCGTGTACCTTTTAGGAGAGCTGGGCTATGGGCACCAGCTCCAGGGGCCCTGCCTTATCATCGACAGCAACAG caccATCCTGGTAGAGCCAGGTTGCCAAGCAGAGGTGACTGAGACAGGGGATATCCGCATTTCTGTGGGAGCTGAGTCTCCCAGCTTGGCGGGCACCAAACTGGACCCCATCCAGCTGTCTATCTTCTCACACCGCTTCATGAGCATTGCTG AGCAGATGGGCCGAATCCTACAGCGCACAGCCATCTCCACCAACATCAAAGAACGCCTTGACTTCTCCTGTGCCCTCTTTGGGCCTGATGGGGGCCTGGTCTCCAATGCGCCCCACATTCCTGTGCATCTGGGCGCCATGCAGGAGACTGTACAGTTCCAG ATTCAGCACTTAGGCGCTGACCTGCATCCTGGTGACGTGCTGCTCAGCAACCATCCCAGTGCAGGGGGCAGCCATCTTCCGGACCTGACGGTTATCACCCCG GTGTTTTGGCCAGGCCAGACACGGCCCGTGTTCTACGTGGCGAGCCGGGGGCACCATGCAGACATTGGAGGCATCACGCCGGGCTCTATGCCTCCTCACTCTACCGCCCTGCAACAGGAGGGGGCCGTTTTTCTGTCCTTCAAACTGGTCCAGGGAGGCGTCTTCCAGGAAGAGG CGGTGACAGAGGCCCTGCGGGCCCCGGGCAAGATCTCTGGCTGTAGTGGAACCAGGAACCTGCATGACAACCTGTCGGATCTTCGTGCCCAGGTGGCAGCCAACCAGAAGGGCATCCAGCTGGTGGGAGAGCTGATCGGGCAGTATGGCTTGGATGTGGTGCAGGCCTATATGGGTCATATTCAG GCAAACGCTGAACTAGCAGTTCGAGACATGCTTCGGGCTTTTGGAACCTCCCGGCAGGTCCGGGGCCTGCCCCTCGAGGTGTCTGCGGAGGATCACATGGATGACGGCTCTCCTATCCGCCTGCGTGTTCAGATCAACCTGAGTCAG GGCAGCGCAGTGTTTGACTTCAGCGGTTCTGGGTCCGAGGTGTTTGGCAATCTCAACGCCCCGCGGGCCATAACGCTGTCTGCCCTCATCTACTGCTTGCGCTGTCTCGTGGGCCGTGACATCCCACTTAACCAG GGTTGCCTGGCTCCTGTGCGTGTAATAATCCCCAAAGCCTCCATCTTGGACCCATCCCCAGAGGCAGCCGTGGTGGGTGGCAACGTGCTCACATCTCAGAGAGTAGTGGACGTCATTCTGGGAGCTTTTGGGGCCTGTTCAGCCTCCCAG ggCTGCATGAACAACGTGACCCTGGGCAATGCCCGTATGGGGTACTACGAGACGGTGGCTGGGGGTGCGGGCGCGGGACCTGGCTGGCATGGGCGCAGTGGTGTACACAGTCACATGACTAACACACGCATCACGGACCCGGAGATTCTGGAGAGCCG GTACCCAGTTATCCTGCGGCGCTTTGAGCTGAGGCCAGGCTCTGGGGGCCGAGGTCGCTTCCGGGGAGGTGATGGCGTCATCCGAGAGCTGGTCTTTCGGGAAGAGGCGCTGCTGTCCGTGCTTACCGAGCGCCGGGCGTTTCAGCCTTATGGCCTCCACG GGGGAGAGCCTGGTGCTCGAGGTTTAAACCTCCTGATCAGAAAGGATGGACGCACGGTGAATTTGGGCGGGAAGACATCTGTGACTGTGTACCCTGGG GACGTGTTCTGCCTTCACACACCTGGCGGTGGGGGCTACGGAGACCCGGAGGACCCAACGCCACCACCAGGCTCGCCCCCACTATTTCCAGCCTTCCCAGAGCGCGGCAGTGTCTATGAGTACCGCCGTGCCCAGGAAGCCGTGTGA
- the Oplah gene encoding 5-oxoprolinase isoform X1: MSLLSSYEGLRQEIQRLAQENEELRRLVQLIQENQELKLVLRSRGSSLGFCGSGFLAEVTANPRLPRRKTIKFKDAERVLPGVPAEEILLDSRPTTMGSPEGRFHFAIDRGGTFTDVFAQCPGGHVRVLKLLSEDPANYADAPTEGIRRILEQEGGVSLPRDRPLDTSRIASIRMGTTVATNALLERRGERVALLVTRGFRDLLHIGTQARPDLFDLAVPMPEVLYEEVLEVDERVILYHGEPGAGSPVKGRTGDLLEVQQPVDLGALRGKLEGLLSRGIRSLAVVLMHSYTWAQHEQQVGALARELGFTHVSLSSEAMPMVRIVPRGHTACADAYLTPTIQRYVQGFSRGFQGQLKDVQVLFMRSDGGLAPMEAFSGSRAVLSGPAGGVVGYSATTYQLEGGQPVIGFDMGGTSTDVSRYAGEFEHVFEASTAGVTLQAPQLDINTVAAGGGSRLFFRSGLFVVGPESAGAHPGPACYRKGGPVTVTDANLVLGRLLPASFPCIFGPGEDQPLSPEASRKALEAVATEVNSFLTNGPCPASPLSLEEVAMGFVRVANEAMCRPIRALTQARGHDPSAHVLACFGGAGGQHACAIARALGMDTVHIHRHSGLLSALGLALADVVHEAQEPCSLSYTPETFVQLDQRLSRLEEQCVDALRAQGFPRSQISTEGFLHLRYQGTDCALMVSAHQHPATARSPRAGDFGAAFVERYMREFGFIIPERPVVVDDVRVRGTGRSGLRLEDTRKAQSGPPRVDKVTQCYFEGGYQETPVYLLGELGYGHQLQGPCLIIDSNSTILVEPGCQAEVTETGDIRISVGAESPSLAGTKLDPIQLSIFSHRFMSIAEQMGRILQRTAISTNIKERLDFSCALFGPDGGLVSNAPHIPVHLGAMQETVQFQIQHLGADLHPGDVLLSNHPSAGGSHLPDLTVITPVFWPGQTRPVFYVASRGHHADIGGITPGSMPPHSTALQQEGAVFLSFKLVQGGVFQEEAVTEALRAPGKISGCSGTRNLHDNLSDLRAQVAANQKGIQLVGELIGQYGLDVVQAYMGHIQANAELAVRDMLRAFGTSRQVRGLPLEVSAEDHMDDGSPIRLRVQINLSQGSAVFDFSGSGSEVFGNLNAPRAITLSALIYCLRCLVGRDIPLNQGCLAPVRVIIPKASILDPSPEAAVVGGNVLTSQRVVDVILGAFGACSASQGCMNNVTLGNARMGYYETVAGGAGAGPGWHGRSGVHSHMTNTRITDPEILESRYPVILRRFELRPGSGGRGRFRGGDGVIRELVFREEALLSVLTERRAFQPYGLHGGEPGARGLNLLIRKDGRTVNLGGKTSVTVYPGDVFCLHTPGGGGYGDPEDPTPPPGSPPLFPAFPERGSVYEYRRAQEAV; encoded by the exons ATGTCCCTTCTCAGCAGCTATGAGGGCCTGCGACAGGAGATCCAGCGGCTGGCACAGGAGAACGAAGAGCTACGGCGGCTGGTGCAGCTCATCCAGGAGAACCAAGAGCTGAAGCTGGTCCTTAGGAGCAGGGGTAGCAGCCTGGGCTTCTGTGGCTCCGGCTTCCTGGCAGAGGTGACTGCCAATCCCCGGTTGCCCAGGCGTAAGACAATCAAATTCAAGGATGCTGAGAGAG TTCTCCCAGGGGTACCAGCTGAAGAGATACTGCTGGACTCCAGACCCACCACCATGGGCAGCCCAGAAGGGCGATTCCATTTTGCCATCGACCGAGGTGGCACCTTCACAGATGTCTTTGCCCAGTGCCCAGGAGGGCACGTGCGTGTCCTGAAGCTGCTCTCAGAGGATCCTGCCAACTATGCAGATGCGCCCACAGAGGGCATCCGCCGCATCCTGGAGCAG GAGGGAGGTGTGTCGCTGCCTCGGGACCGACCACTAGACACCAGTCGCATTGCCAGCATCCGCATGGGTACCACAGTGGCCACCAATGCACTGTTGGAACGACGTGGGGAGCGGGTGGCGCTGCTCGTGACGAGGGGATTCCGAGACCTGCTGCATATCGGCACCCAGGCCCGGCCGGATCTCTTTGACCTG GCTGTGCCCATGCCAGAGGTTCTGTACGAGGAGGTGCTGGAGGTGGACGAGCGAGTGATACTGTACCACGGAGAACCAGGAGCCGGGTCTCCTGTCAAAG GCCGTACGGGGGACCTGCTAGAGGTACAGCAGCCTGTGGATCTGGGAGCCCTGCGTGGGAAGCTGGAGGGGCTCTTATCTCGGGGCATCCGCAGTCTGGCGGTGGTACTCATGCATTCGTACAC GTGGGCCCAGCACGAGCAGCAGGTGGGCGCCCTGGCCCGGGAGCTGGGCTTCACACACGTGTCCTTGTCCTCGGAAGCCATGCCCATGGTGCGCATTGTTCCCCGGGGGCACACGGCCTGCGCTGACGCCTACCTCACTCCCACCATCCAGCGCTATGTGCAGGGCTTCAGCCGCGGCTTCCAGGGCCAGCTAAAG GATGTGCAAGTACTCTTCATGCGCTCTGATGGTGGCCTGGCGCCCATGGAGGCCTTCAGTGGTTCCAGGGCTGTGCTTTCTGGCCCTGCCGGAGGTGTGGTAGGCTACTCAGCCACTACCTACCAGCTGGAAGGTGGTCAGCCCGTCATTGGCTTTGACATGGGAG GCACATCCACAGATGTGAGCCGCTATGCTGGAGAATTTGAGCATGTCTTTGAGGCTAGCACAGCTGGGGTTACCCTCCAGGCCCCCCAGCTGGACATCAACACTGTGGCCGCTGGTGGGGGTTCCCGCCTCTTCTTCAG GTCCGGCCTCTTTGTGGTTGGGCCAGAGTCAGCAGGTGCTCACCCAGGTCCTGCCTGCTACCGCAAAG GGGGTCCTGTGACTGTGACAGATGCCAATCTGGTCCTGGGTcgcctgctgcctgcctctttcccctGCATTTTTGGACCGGGAGAAGACCAGCCGCTGTCCCCAGAGGCATCCCGAAAGGCTCTCGAGGCTGTGGCCACTGAGGTCAACAGCTTCTTGACCAATGGACCCTGCCCAGCTTCCCCACTAAGTCTGGAGGAGGTGGCCATGGGGTTTGTGCGTGTTGCCAATGAAGCCATGTGCCGGCCTATCCGTGCTCTCACACAG GCACGAGGCCATGACCCCTCAGCCCACGTGCTGGCCTGCTTTGGAGGAGCTGGTGGGCAGCATGCTTGTGCCATAGCCCGGGCCCTGGGTATGGACACTGTGCATATTCACAG GCACAGTGGGCTGCTGTCGGCACTGGGACTGGCCCTGGCAGATGTGGTCCATGAAGCCCAGGAGCCCTGTTCCCTGTCTTACACACCCGAAACCTTTGTGCAACTGGACCAGAGACTGAGCCGCCTGGAGGAGCAGTGTGTGGACGCCTTGCGGGCCCAGGGCTTCCCTAG GTCTCAGATCAGCACTGAGGGCTTCCTGCATCTTCGTTACCAAGGCACTGATTGTGCCCTGATGGTGTCTGCCCACCAGCATCCGGCCACAGCCCGCTCACCCCGTGCTGGCGACTTTGGAGCAGCCTTTGTTGAGAG GTACATGAGAGAGTTCGGCTTCATCATTCCTGAGCGGCCCGTGGTGGTGGACGATGTGCGAGTGAGGGGGACTGGCCGTAGTGGACTTCGGCTGGAGGACACCCGCAAAGCCCAGAGTGGACCCCCGCGGGTGGACAAG GTGACCCAGTGCTACTTTGAGGGGGGTTATCAGGAGACCCCCGTGTACCTTTTAGGAGAGCTGGGCTATGGGCACCAGCTCCAGGGGCCCTGCCTTATCATCGACAGCAACAG caccATCCTGGTAGAGCCAGGTTGCCAAGCAGAGGTGACTGAGACAGGGGATATCCGCATTTCTGTGGGAGCTGAGTCTCCCAGCTTGGCGGGCACCAAACTGGACCCCATCCAGCTGTCTATCTTCTCACACCGCTTCATGAGCATTGCTG AGCAGATGGGCCGAATCCTACAGCGCACAGCCATCTCCACCAACATCAAAGAACGCCTTGACTTCTCCTGTGCCCTCTTTGGGCCTGATGGGGGCCTGGTCTCCAATGCGCCCCACATTCCTGTGCATCTGGGCGCCATGCAGGAGACTGTACAGTTCCAG ATTCAGCACTTAGGCGCTGACCTGCATCCTGGTGACGTGCTGCTCAGCAACCATCCCAGTGCAGGGGGCAGCCATCTTCCGGACCTGACGGTTATCACCCCG GTGTTTTGGCCAGGCCAGACACGGCCCGTGTTCTACGTGGCGAGCCGGGGGCACCATGCAGACATTGGAGGCATCACGCCGGGCTCTATGCCTCCTCACTCTACCGCCCTGCAACAGGAGGGGGCCGTTTTTCTGTCCTTCAAACTGGTCCAGGGAGGCGTCTTCCAGGAAGAGG CGGTGACAGAGGCCCTGCGGGCCCCGGGCAAGATCTCTGGCTGTAGTGGAACCAGGAACCTGCATGACAACCTGTCGGATCTTCGTGCCCAGGTGGCAGCCAACCAGAAGGGCATCCAGCTGGTGGGAGAGCTGATCGGGCAGTATGGCTTGGATGTGGTGCAGGCCTATATGGGTCATATTCAG GCAAACGCTGAACTAGCAGTTCGAGACATGCTTCGGGCTTTTGGAACCTCCCGGCAGGTCCGGGGCCTGCCCCTCGAGGTGTCTGCGGAGGATCACATGGATGACGGCTCTCCTATCCGCCTGCGTGTTCAGATCAACCTGAGTCAG GGCAGCGCAGTGTTTGACTTCAGCGGTTCTGGGTCCGAGGTGTTTGGCAATCTCAACGCCCCGCGGGCCATAACGCTGTCTGCCCTCATCTACTGCTTGCGCTGTCTCGTGGGCCGTGACATCCCACTTAACCAG GGTTGCCTGGCTCCTGTGCGTGTAATAATCCCCAAAGCCTCCATCTTGGACCCATCCCCAGAGGCAGCCGTGGTGGGTGGCAACGTGCTCACATCTCAGAGAGTAGTGGACGTCATTCTGGGAGCTTTTGGGGCCTGTTCAGCCTCCCAG ggCTGCATGAACAACGTGACCCTGGGCAATGCCCGTATGGGGTACTACGAGACGGTGGCTGGGGGTGCGGGCGCGGGACCTGGCTGGCATGGGCGCAGTGGTGTACACAGTCACATGACTAACACACGCATCACGGACCCGGAGATTCTGGAGAGCCG GTACCCAGTTATCCTGCGGCGCTTTGAGCTGAGGCCAGGCTCTGGGGGCCGAGGTCGCTTCCGGGGAGGTGATGGCGTCATCCGAGAGCTGGTCTTTCGGGAAGAGGCGCTGCTGTCCGTGCTTACCGAGCGCCGGGCGTTTCAGCCTTATGGCCTCCACG GGGGAGAGCCTGGTGCTCGAGGTTTAAACCTCCTGATCAGAAAGGATGGACGCACGGTGAATTTGGGCGGGAAGACATCTGTGACTGTGTACCCTGGG GACGTGTTCTGCCTTCACACACCTGGCGGTGGGGGCTACGGAGACCCGGAGGACCCAACGCCACCACCAGGCTCGCCCCCACTATTTCCAGCCTTCCCAGAGCGCGGCAGTGTCTATGAGTACCGCCGTGCCCAGGAAGCCGTGTGA